A genomic region of Zea mays cultivar B73 chromosome 6, Zm-B73-REFERENCE-NAM-5.0, whole genome shotgun sequence contains the following coding sequences:
- the LOC103629252 gene encoding uncharacterized protein isoform X1, producing MCSPGTQNCISIPFVVAIATFSFVGIAREREKEREREMSNAKTARFGPAANWEGYRRQPNYTEAMKEGMDCRPVSGHYADGDGRSWSWHQTYESGAGGGLPKPVVVAIRALRSFVGVGAVAACKVAAEDAVDCLSEGGVSRHQPGRSSLKKICREGAYWGAAAGAFETLEFGAELMRGRSDWKNAVIGGALAGAAVSVADGYYNRSHGGNAGTPQVIKAAVAGGAIGAALELISHRRHVDRLRTDGQTMELTHEPNPLTSGRK from the exons ATGTGTAGTCCAGGTACTCAAAATTGCATCTCCATTCCGTTCGTCGTCGCCATAGCTACCTTCTCCTTTGTTGGCATcgcgagagaaagagaaaaagaaagagagagagagatgagcaACGCCAAAACCGCCAGATTTGGGCCTGCGGCCAACTGGGAAGGATACCGGCGCCAGCCGAACTACACGGAGGCAATGAAGGAGGGCATGGACTGCAGGCCCGTGTCGGGACACTACGCTGACGGTGACGGCAGATCTTGGAGCTGGCATCAGAC TTACGAAAGCGGAGCTGGGGGAGGCCTGCCCAAGCCTGTCGTTGTGGCCATCCGTGCGCTCCGCAGCTTCGTCGGCGTGGGCGCCGTGGCCGCTTGCAAGGTCGCCGCCGAGGACGCAGTCGACTGCCTCAGTGAAG GGGGTGTTTCGAGGCATCAACCTGGGCGTTCGTCA CTGAAGAAGATTTGCAGGGAGGGTGCGTACTGGG GGGCTGCTGCCGGAGCTTTTGAGACCCTTGAGTTTGGAGCGGAGCTGATGCGTGGCCGCTCTGACTGG AAGAACGCGGTGATTGGAGGCGCCTTGGCAGGTGCAGCTGTCTCAGTAGCAGACGGCTACTACAACAGGAGCCATGGCGGCAATGCTGGCACGCCGCAGGTGATCAAGGCTGCAGTCGCCGGTGGCGCCATCGGAGCAGCCTTGGAGCTCATCAGCCACCGCAGGCACGTCGATCGGTTGAGAACCGATGGCCAGACAATGGAACTGACACATGAACCAAATCCGCTCACAAGCGGTCGTAAATAA
- the LOC103629252 gene encoding uncharacterized protein isoform X2, whose product MCSPGTQNCISIPFVVAIATFSFVGIAREREKEREREMSNAKTARFGPAANWEGYRRQPNYTEAMKEGMDCRPVSGHYADGDGRSWSWHQTYESGAGGGLPKPVVVAIRALRSFVGVGAVAACKVAAEDAVDCLSEGGVSRHQPGRSSLKKICREGAAAGAFETLEFGAELMRGRSDWKNAVIGGALAGAAVSVADGYYNRSHGGNAGTPQVIKAAVAGGAIGAALELISHRRHVDRLRTDGQTMELTHEPNPLTSGRK is encoded by the exons ATGTGTAGTCCAGGTACTCAAAATTGCATCTCCATTCCGTTCGTCGTCGCCATAGCTACCTTCTCCTTTGTTGGCATcgcgagagaaagagaaaaagaaagagagagagagatgagcaACGCCAAAACCGCCAGATTTGGGCCTGCGGCCAACTGGGAAGGATACCGGCGCCAGCCGAACTACACGGAGGCAATGAAGGAGGGCATGGACTGCAGGCCCGTGTCGGGACACTACGCTGACGGTGACGGCAGATCTTGGAGCTGGCATCAGAC TTACGAAAGCGGAGCTGGGGGAGGCCTGCCCAAGCCTGTCGTTGTGGCCATCCGTGCGCTCCGCAGCTTCGTCGGCGTGGGCGCCGTGGCCGCTTGCAAGGTCGCCGCCGAGGACGCAGTCGACTGCCTCAGTGAAG GGGGTGTTTCGAGGCATCAACCTGGGCGTTCGTCA CTGAAGAAGATTTGCAGGGAGG GGGCTGCTGCCGGAGCTTTTGAGACCCTTGAGTTTGGAGCGGAGCTGATGCGTGGCCGCTCTGACTGG AAGAACGCGGTGATTGGAGGCGCCTTGGCAGGTGCAGCTGTCTCAGTAGCAGACGGCTACTACAACAGGAGCCATGGCGGCAATGCTGGCACGCCGCAGGTGATCAAGGCTGCAGTCGCCGGTGGCGCCATCGGAGCAGCCTTGGAGCTCATCAGCCACCGCAGGCACGTCGATCGGTTGAGAACCGATGGCCAGACAATGGAACTGACACATGAACCAAATCCGCTCACAAGCGGTCGTAAATAA
- the LOC100280773 gene encoding uncharacterized protein isoform X1: MAEETNIKKEEEEFSTGPLSVLMMSVKNNTQVLINCRNNKKLLGRVRAFDRHCNMVLENVREMWTEVPKTGKGKKKALPVNKDRFISKMFLRGDSVIIVLRNPK, translated from the exons ATGGCGGAAGAAACCAAC ATAAAAAAGGAGGAAGAGGAGTTCAGCACCGGTCCTCTCTCGGTGCTCATGATGAGCGTCAAGAATAATACCCAG GTTCTTATCAACTGCCGGAACAACAAGAAGTTGCTTGGTCGCGTGCGAGCCTTCGATCGGCACTGCAACATGGTTCTTGAGAATGTTCGTGAGATGTGGACCGAG GTACCGAAGACCGGtaaaggcaagaagaaggctcTCCCGGTGAACAAGGACAGGTTCATAAGCAAGATGTTCCTCCGCGGGGATTCGGTCATCATCGTCCTCAGGAACCCGAAATGA
- the LOC100285427 gene encoding Replication protein A 70 kDa DNA-binding subunit C, producing the protein MEPQLTPGAVAAVSAHADGNGTLQPVLQVVDVRMVNNAKNPSAERFRMVLSDGEHTMQSMLATAENARVRDGSIQKGSIVHLLECTCSTIQSRRIIIVIKLDVLQSECAIIGNPRPYEMRNQPNEQGTNIPANAAQANTGTYSSGPGLLGSPAASRPAQVANNVPYSGSYGGYHGTVVPPIAPAVESVPNVASGVTYGTTSAHNTMNAGMTQSNLQQRSLNSHPNQRFAVPSMAGGSGAPGNTYGQPAQSFYQQPPPGHMNRTPVSKNDAYRLVPLAQLNPYLDKWTIKVRVTAKTDLRFYNNARGAGKVFSFDLLDEQRGEIRATCFNTQADQFFNLIEVDKVYLISKGSLKPAQKKFNSLNHEYEISLDSRTSIEVCADDDSNIPRQQYNFRKISEIENIEKDAILDLIGIVTSVGPSVTFIRKDGVETQRRTLELKDMSGRSVQLTLWGKLCVAEGNQLQSLCDSGLNPVLALKGARVTDYSGRSVSSAGSTQLKIDPEIPEAESLRRWYATGGKTAACVSLSVVSMGGTCVRKSIAQIKDENLGQLEKPDFITVKAAISHLIADNFCYPACTIDVNGRMCNKKVTDNGDGTWRCDKCDQSLPNCEYRYVLNGQIQDHSGVTNFTAFEDAAKVMIGHSGHELNNISVEDSERFAEILQAARWQQFLFTLKVKEEIYNDAPQVKCNITKAEKLDPAIESSYLLGVINGLLQDDTGSPSGAQGAMAYNAGISNTGAGRSVPTSNSAYTTNLSGPRYGESANQLAQQESTYTGVTTPVSAARNVQQTCVSCGSSGHNVQNCPAGTYRQQAAASAASSYGTSQPRNGLCFKCNQPGHFANSCPLLAPAPQQQQQYRSGGAPSGGYGRQQPYVGATNY; encoded by the exons ATGGAGCCGCAGCTGACGCCCGGCGCGGTGGCGGCGGTCTCCGCCCACGCCGACGGCAACGGCACGCTGCAGCCGGTGCTGCAGGTGGTGGACGTGCGGATGGTCAACAACGCCAAGAACCCCTCCGCCGAGCGCTTCCGGATGGTGCTCTCCGACGGCGAACACACCATGCAGTCCATGCTCGCCACCGCCGAGAACGCGCGCGTCCGGGACGGCTCCATCCAGAAGGGCTCCATCGTCCACCTCCTGGAGTGCACCTGCAGCACCATCCAGTCTCGCAG GATCATTATCGTTATCAAACTTGATGTTCTGCAAAGTGAGTGTGCCATAATTGGAAACCCCAGGCCCTATGAAATGAGAAACCAACCTAATGAGCAGGGCACCAACATACCGGCCAATGCTGCTCAAGCTAATACTGGAACGTATTCCAGTGGCCCTGGTTTGCTGGGATCACCTGCTGCTTCAAGGCCAGCACAAGTTGCTAATAATGTACCATACAGTGGATCCTATGGTGGTTATCATGGTACGGTGGTCCCTCCGATTGCCCCTGCAGTAGAATCTGTTCCCAATGTGGCATCGGGTGTCACTTATGGTACAACTTCAGCGCATAATACAATGAATGCGGGCATGACACAGTCAAACTTGCAGCAGCGTTCACTGAACTCTCACCCGAACCAAAGGTTTGCAGTTCCTTCCATGGCTGGTGGCAGTGGTGCTCCTGGGAATACATATGGACAACCTGCACAGTCGTTTTATCAGCAACCGCCTCCAGGGCATATGAATAGAACTCCTGTGTCTAAGAACGATGCATATCGTCTTGTCCCATTGGCTCAATTGAACCCTTATCTAGATAAATGGACAATCAAGGTCAGGGTAACTGCAAAGACTGATCTCAGGTTCTACAACAATGCTAGAGGTGCTGGAAAAGTCTTTTCCTTTGATCTCCTTGATGAACAGCGTGGAGAAATCCGTGCAACATGCTTCAATACGCAGGCTGATCAGTTTTTTAACCTCATTGAGGTTGATAAGGTGTACCTGATATCTAAAGGGTCGTTGAAACCAGCACAGAAGAAGTTTAACTCCTTGAATCACGAGTATGAGATAAGTCTGGATTCCAGAACATCTATTGAAGTTTGTGCTGATGATGATAGCAACATCCCTAGGCAGCAGTATAATTTCCGGAAGATAAGTGAAATTGAGAACATTGAGAAAGATGCTATTTTGGACTTGATTGGAATTGTCACATCAGTTGGCCCTTCTGTCACGTTTATCCGAAAGGATGGCGTGGAAACCCAGAGAAGAACACTTGAACTGAAAGACATGTCTGGTCGAAGTGTACAACTTACCTTATGGGGGAAGTTGTGTGTTGCTGAAGGCAACCAGCTGCAGTCGCTGTGCGATTCTGGTTTGAATCCTGTTCTAGCTTTGAAAGGTGCCCGCGTTACTGACTACAGTGGTAGATCTGTGTCCTCAGCTGGCTCAACTCAGTTAAAAATAGACCCAGAAATTCCTGAGGCTGAGAGTCTGCGGCGCTGGTACGCAACTGGAGGAAAGACAGCTGCTTGTGTTTCTCTGTCAGTGGTAAGTATGGGTGGTACTTGTGTCCGGAAATCAATCGCTCAGATCAAGGATGAAAATCTGGGGCAGTTAGAGAAGCCAGACTTTATCACTGTTAAAGCTGCAATTTCACATCTGATAGCAGATAATTTTTGTTATCCTGCTTGCACCATTGACGTGAATGGTAGGATGTGCAACAAAAAGGTAACAGATAATGGTGATGGGACATGGCGTTGTGACAAATGCGACCAGAGCTTACCAAATTGTGAGTACAGATACGTGCTGAATGGCCAGATCCAGGACCACAGTGGGGTCACCAATTTTACTGCATTCGAAGATGCTGCTAAGGTGATGATTGGCCACAGTGGCCACGAGCTCAACAACATTAGTGTAGAAGACTCGGAACGATTTGCAGAGATCTTGCAGGCGGCTCGTTGGCAGCAGTTTCTGTTCACGCTGAAAGTCAAGGAGGAGATCTATAATGATGCGCCGCAAGTCAAGTGCAACATTACTAAAGCAGAGAAGCTGGATCCGGCAATAGAGAGTTCTTACCTTCTAGGGGTAATCAATGGCCTGTTGCAGGATGACACTGGCTCACCTTCTGGGGCGCAAGGTGCCATGGCCTACAATGCTGGTATCAGCAACACTGGCGCTGGACGAAGTGTGCCAACCTCCAACAGTGCCTACACCACCAATTTGAGTGGTCCAAGGTATGGCGAGTCTGCAAACCAGCTCGCGCAGCAGGAAAGCACGTACACCGGGGTGACCACTCCAGTGTCGGCGGCACGGAATGTGCAGCAGACCTGCGTGTCCTGCGGGTCAAGTGGGCACAACGTGCAGAACTGCCCTGCAGGAACATACAGGCAGCAGGCGGCTGCAAGCGCAGCAAGCTCCTACGGTACTTCGCAGCCTCGCAATGGACTGTGCTTCAAATGCAATCAGCCTGGACACTTTGCCAACTCTTGTCCACTACTGGCTCCTgctccccagcagcagcagcagtatcggagCGGCGGCGCTCCCTCAGGCGGTTATGGTAGGCAGCAGCCCTATGTTGGGGCTACCAACTACTGA